In Tripterygium wilfordii isolate XIE 37 chromosome 15, ASM1340144v1, whole genome shotgun sequence, one DNA window encodes the following:
- the LOC120017262 gene encoding uncharacterized protein LOC120017262 produces the protein MGRGRGKGKKMTASNHDDTGSGEEEKIPVQKRRGRPQKPLKDEIDDEDAEKIEEEDAESGKTVLSSGKEVKSPTGATGAENGKKRKRNSQAKEKTDTVKEENGSGARSGNDDSVKSNGFRHNGSRRKSTPRRAAEAGVACK, from the coding sequence ATGGGTAGAGGTAggggaaaggggaaaaaaatgactGCTAGCAATCATGATGATACTGGAAGTGGTGAAGAAGAGAAAATCCCTGTGCAGAAGCGAAGAGGAAGACCTCAGAAACCATTGAAAGATGAGATTGATGACGAAGATGCTGAAAAGATAGAGGAGGAAGATGCTGAAAGTGGAAAAACAGTTCTATCAAGCggcaaagaagtgaaaagcccCACTGGTGCCACTGGTGCAGAGAATGGGAAAAAGCGGAAGCGAAACTCACAAGCAAAAGAGAAGACAGACACAGTGAAGGAGGAAAATGGTAGTGGAGCCAGATCTGGCAATGATGATTCAGTCAAGTCTAATGGATTCCGGCATAATGGGAGCAGGAGAAAAAGCACACCTCGAAGGGCTGCTGAAGCAGGTGTAGCATGCAAGTGA